The DNA region atcaataacaattttttcccatttttatctcaattttcgTGACTGGCAGGGCCAAGAATGATGGAGTGTGCGAGGATTTTTACCATAGTTAATTATTGCCAAGAAACGGTATGGCCGGGTGTCACCCCAGGTGACAACTTCAATGGTGGTGGATTTGAGTTAAAATCAGGACAGTCAATTGTTTTCAATGCTCCGGTTGGCTGGAGTGGCCGGATATGGGGTAGAACAGGCTGCAAATTCGATAAAAATGGCAGTGGTTCATGCAAGACGGGGCCCTGTGGCACATCCCTGAAATGCAAGGCCTCCGGTGAGACCCCAGCCTCCCTTGCTGAATTTACCCTAACAACACTCGACTTTTACGATGTCAGCCTTGTCGACGGTTTTAATTTGCCAATAGCCGTTACACCAGTTAATGGTAAAGGAAATTGCAGCGTCGCTGGCTGTGATGCAGATTTGAGGGATACTTGCCCTTCCGAGCTCGCTGTTAAGTCCAACGGAAAGGTGATCGCTTGTCGAAGCGCTTGTGATGTGTTCAACACGGATGAATATTGTTGCAGGGGAGTTTATGGAAACCCTGTGGTTTGTCAACCGACATATTATTCAAAGAAGTTCAAAGAAGCATGCCCTACTGCTTATAGCTACGCATATGATGATCCTACCAGTATTTTTACGTGCTCAGGGACTGATTATATTGTTTCCTTTTGCTCGTCCAGGTCAGTAAACGGGAAGAACATCTACAGATACTAAAATTTTCAATCTCTCCTGTACATAATGATTCATAAACACAGATTAACAGTACTGTGTCGTTTTAATTTCAGGAAGCAACCGGTTTGCACCTACCATGACAACAAGCTTGTTTGCAGCGGATCAGAAGGCCTGAAATCATTGATTACTAGATGGTGGGCTCTCGTGTTCGCAGTGCCACTGTTACTTACTTTCTGATAATAGTTTTCAAccaagaaaacacattttatattttttgaaatttaaaggaaGTCTCATTTTAATTCCATGAGCTTTGCCTTGTACAACTTGAATAGCGAATTTGCTCATCTGTTTATTTCAACTTAATTTgttcattcttaaaaaaaaaaaaatgtcatttgtTTATTGTTTGTAGAATATACCATTCTATACATTTGCACCTCTTGCAGCGCGGCCAAATAATTTAACCgtatcataattattatattatatgttataAGAAACTTTAAAACATGTAGTAAAATCAGAAATATAAAGACAACTTAGTGTATAGTAGATGAAATATGGTAATGGAtatctattcttttaatttttttaatttaatatttagttatagctaatatttttttatgtttattaatacggataattcttgatttatttaattaatatagatgcataaattttttaatttttaattgaaattttttttatattaaaaattaagaaaatcaacatatttatttttttattaaaaaaaatatccaacttTACTCGGATCTAATATCTAgcaatgtaataaaattagagaGATGAACATGGTGGTTGGGGTATAACCGCTAACAGCTTTAGAAGTTTGTCACGGTCAGTATATATACGTCTGGATTTGGCACCGACAGGGACAAATCATCCCTGATTTTACACTTTTTAAAGCATTTATGTTAACCTTTTCTAGTTAAGCTTATTTGGGACAACAGCACTTAGgatgaaaatattattgtattatataaGAAACTAACACATCATGTACTTCTACCATCGTGCTTTTTTTACTGTTCATTTACTATTAGCCTTCTaagaaatgtttttgaattttattttattttgaatttttagatcatttaaaatgtattttattattaaaaatataatttataggtTGACAAGATTTTTCCAACGTATTGGATGAAAAAATAGTTGAATGTTGTATAGTTTTAACAGTCCAAAAATTAAGATTTGTATTTTCAGTCATAAGATATTGTTTTAGCTTTTGAGGTTAAGGTTAAACaaatcttatttatatataaaactcaattataattttttgattattattatttttaatttttttttatatgcaccTCACACACAAACTTAACCTTCATCTCTAAAACAAACACTCACAAAGTGATTTTCGACAAATAATGTTTGGCACAGATGACTCGTCGTGCAtggttttgttatatatatatataagaactgGCCTGGGCTATATAGCCCAGGTGTGTGAACTTGCCAACAACACCGGAGTGCATTTGCTTGCTCTTCTaggttgttgtatttttttattttattttaatatatcttaataAACTACTGTTTAGATAATTGATtataatgattttgaaaaaataataggtTAATGTTTAGCATAGATGACTCATCGTGCATGAtctgttattatatatataaggagaACTGGCCTGGGCTATATAGCCCAGGTGTGTGAACTGCCTACAATACTGGAGTGGCATTTGCTTGCTCTTCTaggttgttgtatttttttttttattttaatatatttgaataaaCTACTGTTTAGATAATTGATTATAATGATTTTTGATAATAATAGGTTAATACATgttatttaaatgatatttaagtttttattgtagtatttttcattataatatttattttttataattacatataaaaccaaaactaacGTGTGAGCAGGTTTTTAAAAACGTGGTATAAATATTCACAAGAacaaaatatgtattttatcaTTATCAGTTTCTATATTACTATAtccatattttttgtttttatttacctacatgagaataattaaaatattattatttttccttaaagTTACTTATAAATCATGAtaaggtttttatttaaataaccatgatttttataaaaaaatattttctctcaaaattaagaataaaacaacataaaaaaaagtgaagctTTGGCCATAtgaattgtttcttttcttacttaatttaaatcatttgagttttgatagatatttattttagttgctataagtttttattaatgaaaaaaccacgtctctatcaaaataaaataaaaaacaaaaatgaatttcaaCCAGAGAAACacattttttctcaaaattcagatcattatgaatatttattttaattatcaccGAGATagtaaaaaagttgtttttcttaaaatttaaatagatgAGTTTTAACAATCAAAAATTAACCTTCATGATAAATGAGAGAAAATGAATAAGATAAGAAAGATAACTAAAGTAAAATATTTGCATGTGTATCGATTTTTTCACTTCTTACAATGaagattaatttcttaattttgtttctaattagtgttaataattttttataattaaaaatatcactttttaaataaattcgaggtttttattatgatattatcaattaacttataaaaaattttacaaagtataatttgcatgtttttttttcaaaaaaaaaaaaacaaattgttgatGAACATTCAATGAGACCTTGTTTTCTATGCTATAATTTTCTGAAATTAACTATTCTATTATTTCCTTTTACATTGTTCCATTAGAATTATCATGTTAtgactttttcatgttttgaattaaaattattttcatctaatgcccattttttctttaaaatagcactttttatataaaaaaaacatgaaaaagaaatgtattttttttctcctacgttgaaatttgaattattatgaatgattatttatttgtatcatgttttca from Populus alba chromosome 14, ASM523922v2, whole genome shotgun sequence includes:
- the LOC118041758 gene encoding pathogenesis-related thaumatin-like protein 3.5, which codes for MTRLHVHLPLLLILLLISSGPRMMECARIFTIVNYCQETVWPGVTPGDNFNGGGFELKSGQSIVFNAPVGWSGRIWGRTGCKFDKNGSGSCKTGPCGTSLKCKASGETPASLAEFTLTTLDFYDVSLVDGFNLPIAVTPVNGKGNCSVAGCDADLRDTCPSELAVKSNGKVIACRSACDVFNTDEYCCRGVYGNPVVCQPTYYSKKFKEACPTAYSYAYDDPTSIFTCSGTDYIVSFCSSRKQPVCTYHDNKLVCSGSEGLKSLITRWWALVFAVPLLLTF